A single genomic interval of Lathyrus oleraceus cultivar Zhongwan6 chromosome 7, CAAS_Psat_ZW6_1.0, whole genome shotgun sequence harbors:
- the LOC127105514 gene encoding uncharacterized protein LOC127105514, translating to MPLLKKKPFALTEPPQDLKPEEHVYQVRFTKEIFRDYPDYLNRLNLYRQRVWACKVTGKTGLTYEEALVSEQRATEKFLQFPKEFMTPALKIIQYSMLPLKELADSIAEKLQERLFVGAELYGKKDDDVCPCRILKVIQEGVNKCRYEVAWLDKNKNVSEKTEISAEDLVQKKPLFSRNILKSFIRESTYRNAPWVLHDKLAQNQGISTEVPEELRGKFFLKDGLIVCSKKRNNEESMEEADKLKKKKLDGTLVNGSAREKENVERKEIPIKYPIDDLLVKPSPDDPVFTDRPPPSRDFNVPIHCVGDLLMVWDFCTSFGKQLHLWPYSLEDFENAICHKDSNVVLLVESHAALFRVLIKVDGEYTSVVEKRKLKKITIVNWREYLCDFLEMINIPRLRNYEATIKRGHYGLVDANAKLELLSELVNRVLETAVFREKLDMFIEQRHKLEASKREEVLELARQRREKKERLKADSESNGHHLVDSADILTNNNHIMQNGHMEKKTNGEIESSRQDNSLGSSGIKHSSPASEKTPKNLDSELKEPPENGKEVSKKKSSKQLKAVKDSSEKNSIERRREYFEQEMEKRTIRRSPLGKDRDYNRYWWFRRDGRIFVESCDSKEWGYYSTKEELDALMGSLNCKGERERELQKQLEKNYTRICSELQKRSKDLMQNIDIDESVLRRSTRVRAPPRENPANAFLKYVNKWKGE from the exons ATGCCTCTTTTAAAGAAGAAGCCTTTTGCCTTGACTGAGCCTCCTCAGGATTTGAAGCCAGAGGAACATGTTTACCAAGTTCGATTTACTAAAGAAATATTTCGAGATTATCC TGATTATTTGAACCGTTTGAATCTATACCGCCAGAGGGTTTGGGCATGTAAAGTCACTGGAAAAACCGGCCTGACTTATGAAGAGGCTTTAGTGTCAGAACAACGAGCTACTGAAAAATTCCTACAGTTTCCCAAAGAGTTTATGACTCCAGCTTTAAAGATCATTCAGTACA GTATGCTCCCTTTGAAGGAACTTGCCGATTCTATTGCTGAAAAACTGCAGGAACGTTTGTTTGTTGGTGCGGAACTTTATGGGAAAAAAGATGATGATGTATGTCCATGCAGAATATTAAAAGTCATCCAGGAAGGAGTCAACAAATGCCGATATGAGGTAGCCTGGCTTGACAAAAACAAGAATGTAAGTGAAAAAACAGAAATCTCTGCAGAAGATTTGGTGCAAAAGAAGCCGCTTTTTAGTAGAAATATTCTGAAGTCTTTTATCCGAGAATCTACATACAGAAATGCCCCTTGGGTTTTACATGACAAACTGGCACAAAATCAAGGTATCTCAACTGAAGTTCCTGAGGAGTTAAGAGGAAAGTTTTTTCTCAAAGACGGACTTATAGTTTGCTCCAAGAAAAGAAATAATGAG GAATCAATGGAGGAAGCTGATAAACTTAAAAAGAAGAAGTTGGATGGGACACTAGTCAATGGTTCTGCACGAGAGAAAG AAAATGTAGAACGCAAGGAGATACCAATCAAATACCCCATTGACGATCTATTGGTGAAGCCTAGTCCAGATGACCCTGTTTTCACTGACCGTCCTCCTCCGTCAAGAGACTTTAATGTTCCAATTCATTGTGTAGGGGATCTCTTAATGGTTTGGGATTTTTGTACTTCTTTTGGTAAACAGTTACACTTGTGGCCCTACTCTTTGGAAGATTTTGAAAATGCAATCTGCCATAAGGATAGCAATGTGGTTCTCCTTGTGGAATCTCATGCTGCACTTTTTCGAGTTCTTATCAAAGTTGATGGTGAATACACTTCAGTGGTTGAGAAACGGAAGTTGAAGAAG ATAACAATTGTTAACTGGAGAGAATATTTATGTGATTTTCTAGAAATGATCAATATTCCTCGATTACGGAACTATGAAGCAACCATAAAACGGGGACATTATGGCCTTGTAGATGCCAATGCTAAATTAGAGCTCTTATCCGAGTTGGTCAATCGAGTCCTTGAAACTGCAGTTTTCAGGGAGAAGTTGGATATGTTTATTGAACAACGCCACAAACTTGAGGCCTCTAAAAGGGAAGAAGTACTAGAACTTGCTAGACAGAGAAGAGAAAAAaaagagaggttgaaagctgaCTCAGAGAGCAACGGGCATCATTTAGTAGACAGTGCAGATATCCTAACAAACAATAACCACATTATGCAAAATGGACACATGGAAAAGAAAACAAATGGAGAGATAGAATCATCCAGGCAAGACAACTCACTGGGTAGTAG TGGGATTAAGCATTCAAGTCCTGCTTCAGAAAAGACTCCTAAAAATCTGGATTCAGAGCTGAAAGAACCACCAGAAAATGGAAAAGAAGTATCCAAAAAGAAATCATCAAAACAGTTGAAGGCGGTTAAGGATTCATCAGAGAAGAATAGTATAGAGCGGAGG AGAGAATACTTTGAACAGGAGATGGAGAAACGAACTATTCGTAGAAGCCCATTAGGCAAAGACCGAGATTACAATAGGTATTGGTGGTTCCGCCGCGATGGAAGGATATTTGTTGAAAGCTGTGACTCCAAGGAGTGGGGATACTACAGCACCAAGGAAGAG CTTGATGCATTGATGGGTTCACTGAATTGCAAGGGTGAGCGGGAAAGGGAACTGCAAAAACAACTGGAAAAAAATTATACTAGGATATG TTCAGAGCTGCAGAAAAGATCGAAGGATTTGATGCAGAATATTGACATTGACGAGTCTGTACTTCGAAGGTCTACTCGTGTTCGAGCTCCACCCAGGGAAAATCCTGCCAATGCTTTCCTCAAATACGTTAACAAGTGGAAAGGCGAGTAG